The following proteins come from a genomic window of Astatotilapia calliptera chromosome 11, fAstCal1.2, whole genome shotgun sequence:
- the LOC113032053 gene encoding tumor necrosis factor receptor superfamily member 6B-like has product MNMQITCSEVFSALIIRCRLSLQFIVPALFLLSGSLCGASVVDPVPTFDHRDPVTGEILKCPKCPPGTFMSAHCTATTPTQCQPCKNGHFTDLWNYLPRCLYCSNLCTGNLEVETECSPTTNRICRCKEGFYSADDFCIRHTECGPGYGVQTKGTQQTNTVCEKCPEGYFSSSSSAVDLCVKHQECSSGQSVLLTGSAYSDTVCGTCESLANGGETLRTFLSGFFHAHRMRVGKIKKFVSKYILTSSKERCSLPKQREPLMDHIIDWLAKAPEEKLRKIPDMLTASDLNSMAEKLKKRLHEIKQQNPNCSLTIDEVNNAL; this is encoded by the exons ATGAACATG CAAATCACATGTTCTGAGGTATTTTCAGCACTTATAATCAGGTGTCGTCTCTCTCTACAGTTTATCGTGCCAGCGCTGTTCCTGCTCTCTGGTTCACTCTGTGGTGCCTCAGTGGTGGATCCTGTTCCCACCTTTGACCACCGAGACCCGGTAACCGGAGAGATCCTCAAATGTCCCAAGTGTCCACCGGGCACGTTCATGTCTGCTCATTGCACTGCCACCACACCCACACAGTGTCAGCCGTGCAAAAATGGCCACTTCACCGATCTGTGGAACTACCTGCCCAGGTGTCTGTACTGCAGCAACCTTTGCACAGGTAACCTGGAGGTGGAAACAGAGTGCTCCCCGACAACCAACAGGATCTGTCGGTGCAAAGAAGGTTTTTACTCGGCTGATGACTTCTGTATCAGGCACACAGAGTGTGGCCCCGGATACGGGGTTCAAACTAAAG GTACACAGCAGACAAACACCGTTTGTGAAAAGTGTCCAGAGGGATATTTTTCCAGCTCATCTTCTGCAGTGGATTTGTGTGTAAAACATCAGGAGTGCTCCAGCGGGCAGAGCGTACTCCTCACTGGCTCAGCCTATTCTGACACCGTGTGTGGCACCTGTGAGAGTCTTGCAAACGGAG GTGAGACTCTCAGGACATTCCTCTCAGGATTCTTCCATGCACACAGGATGCGTGTAGGAAAAATCAAGAAGTTTGTTTCCAA ATACATCCTTACCTCGTCGAAAGAGAGGTGCAGTCTCCCCAAACAGAGAGAGCCTCTCATGGATCACATCATAGACTGGCTGGCAAAGGCTCCGGAGGAAAAGCTGAGGAAGATTCCCGACATGCTAACAGCTTCAGATCTTAACTCCATGGCAGAAAAACTAAAGAAGAGACTCCATGAGATTAAGCAGCAGAACCCAAACTGCAGCTTAACAATAGATGAAGTAAACAATGCTCTCTAG